TCACGCGACTGGGCGGCGGCTTTGGCCGGCGCGGGAGCAATGAGTTCTCACTCGAGGCCGCGGCGATTGCCAAGAAGCTCGCCGGGACGTCGATCAAGCTCACGTGGACGCGCGAGCAGGATTTCGCCCACGACAACTATCGGTCGAACGGGTGGCACTTCTTTACCGCAGGGCTCGACAGCAACGGGACCGTGGTGGCGCTGCACGACGCGTTCGTGAAGATGCAGGGCGGGCCCGGCGACATGTCCGCCAGTGGCTTCCCGTTCAATGCCGTGCCCGGGGCGCAGGTACGCTCCGCGAAGCTGCGCGGGGGCGTTCCGACGGGGTACTGGCGTGCGCCGGGGGACAACGGGAATGTGTGGGCCACCGAGTGCTTCATGAACGAACTCGCGTACGCCGCCGGGAAGGAGCCGCTCGCCTTCACGCTGGACATGCTGGCGAAGGTGCCGGCATCGCCGCGCTTTGATGCGACGAAGATGACCGCGGTGCTCAAGCTCGCGACCGAGAAGGCGAACTGGGGGCAGCCGCGTCCGCGTGGTGAGGGGCAGGGGTTCGCGATCTGCTTCGCGAACAACGCCTATGTCGCCATCGTCGCCGATGTCGCGGTGAGTCCGGCCGGCGAACTCAAGATCAAGAAGCTCACCGCCGCCGTGGATGCCGGGACCATCGTGAACCTCAGTGGTGCCGAAGCGCAGGTGCAGGGGTCGATGCTCGATGGCATCAGCGCGGCGTGGTTTCAGAAGGTCACGATCGAACGTGGGGCGGCCGCGCAGACGAACTTCAACAAGTATCCGATGCTGCGCATGAATCAGGCGCCGCCGGCGGTCGCGGTGCACTTCATCAAGTCGTCCGCGCCTCCAACGGGGCTGGGGGAACCGGCGCTGCCGGCCGCCGCACCGGCGGTGTGCAACGCGATCTTCGCGGCGACGGGGAAGCGGATCCGCACGCTGCCGATTGCGGATGAGTCGCTGAAGTGGGCGTAGCGGCCTGATGTCCCATCCGCCGCATCGTGGACCACGCCAGCGCATCGCCCACATGCGGCCGCTGGTCAAGATCATGTGGTCGATCGTGGCGGCGGCCGTGACCGGCGGCGTGCTGCTCGCGCGCGGGACGCCCGTCGAGATGTCGCTCGTGATGACGTGGAACGTGTTCGCGCTGGTGGCGCTCCTGCTCACGTGGGCGGCTATCCTCACGCTCGAGCCGCGCGAGATTCATGCCCTCGCCCAAGTTGAAGACCCCGGGCGTGGCGCCTCACTGGTGCTGGTGCTCCTTGGCGCCGCGGCCGCGCTTCTGGCGGTACTGCTGCTGCTCAATGCCAGCGCCGGGTTGCATGGCGCCGAGCGGACGGGCGCGATTGGCATCGCCCTCTCGGCGGTCGCGCTGGCCTGGCTGCTGATTCACACGGTCTTCACGCTCCGCTACGCCCACTTGTACCACGAGCGACCTGCGGCCGAGACGCCCATTGAGTTTCCCGGCCTCGCCGATCTCCCGGACTATCTCGACTTTGCCTATTTCGCGTTCGTGATCGGCATGACGGCGCAAACGGCGGACGTCAACATTCATGACCAGCGCGTGCGGCGTTTTGCGCTGCTACACGGCGTGATCGCCTTCGTGTACAACACGGCGATCGTTGCCATGAGCATCGGGCTGGTGTCAACGCTGTTGTCGGCCTCCTAGCGCGAGACGCGCGCGGCATCCGTCACGCGGATCGCGAGGCCAGCCGCACCGTCAACGCCTCGTATCCCACCTGGCGCTCGTACCGGGCTTCGCGCTCCACCTTGGGGTGGGCGGCGAGGACGGTGAGGCCGTCGAGCTGTGCCACGCACTGCTCGAGCAGCGTGCGCAGGATGAGCCGCGCGTGTGGCGCCCCAAGGCAGAAGTGCGTGCCGGTGCCGAACGCCACATGGGGATTGGGGCGGCGATCGAACTGCACCCGCTCCGGTTCATCGAAGACGGTGGCGTCGCGATTGGCAGAGGCGAAGTTGAGCGACACGCGGCCGTTGGCCGGGATCGTCTCGCCTAATACGGTCGTCTCCACCGGACAGACGCGTGCGAGATGCGTGA
The Gemmatimonadaceae bacterium DNA segment above includes these coding regions:
- a CDS encoding DUF1345 domain-containing protein, with the protein product MSHPPHRGPRQRIAHMRPLVKIMWSIVAAAVTGGVLLARGTPVEMSLVMTWNVFALVALLLTWAAILTLEPREIHALAQVEDPGRGASLVLVLLGAAAALLAVLLLLNASAGLHGAERTGAIGIALSAVALAWLLIHTVFTLRYAHLYHERPAAETPIEFPGLADLPDYLDFAYFAFVIGMTAQTADVNIHDQRVRRFALLHGVIAFVYNTAIVAMSIGLVSTLLSAS